The genomic interval AGGAAATTTGTTTGTGATGCTCTAAAACAATTTATCAATTTCCATTTCTTTCATTCGGTAATGTCATTTTACACTACCGCATAGATATATATAACCTGTTGTGAATTTGTGTTCAAGGACACGTATGTTATGGCAGTTGTCGCTCTCAATCATATTATCTCCCTGACATAAAAGCAAATTATATTGCACTGAGATAGCAGCTTATTTTAGCTTTGTTAACAACAATATTATTAGAATCATTTCCACTTATTAACTCTTTATCTCTGAATTTTGCGAGGATTCTTGTAGCAACCACTCTAACCGTACCAACAAATGCTGCGATGTCGCTGTGAGTTAGTTTTACTAAAAATTTGCCGTCCACATCCTCTGAATAATCGTGTAAAAGTCTGAGAATCCGTGTGTCCAGGGTTTCATAGACAATTTCTTCTGTTTTCAAGTATAAATTTTGCATTTTATTTCCCAACTCTTCTAAAAACATTGGACCGTATTTATCAAATTTTGACATCAGCACCCTTTTATAAACACTTACTGGCAGGATAAAAACCTCAGAGGCTTCACTTGCTACAGCGTTTAATTGAAGTTTGAGGTCGTTCAGCAAAAAGAAATTCATTCCTTTGCTGATATATTCAAAAACAAAAATCCTTTTGCTTTTTTTAATCTCCATTTTAACAGAGCCTGATTTTACAAAAAACATGAATTTCTGTATGTCCATACTGTTTAATAATAACTTGTGTTTATTTGTTTTTTTTGTCGTTATAGATTTCTTTAAAAACAGAATATCCTCATCGTCCATAAAAGAAAGCATCGGAAATACTCTTAAATCATTGATAATCTTTTCGTCATAGTGGGATTTTGACAACATCTGGCCGTAAATTGCCGTTATCGCCTCACTGTACAACGATAACTTACTTCTTTGCAGCGTTGGCGTGTATGACACGTTAGTCTCCATTTATTACTACCCTCCATTTGTTGAAATGCTAAAAAGCGTAGTATCAGAGTAACATGGCAACACTTACAGATGACTTACAGATTTGGAATTTTTTTGGGGGACCGTTATTATGTTATACCGAGTTGCTGCCAAAAAGGTAATATAATGTAATGGTGGAGAAAAAGGACTGGATCCCGCAACAAGTGCGGGATGACAAAGGGTGGTGCGGGATGACAAAGGGTGGTGCGGGATGACAAAGGATGGTGCGGGATGACAAAGGATGGTGGGGTTACTCTCCTATCATTCTGTCCCTTTCCTGTCATTCCTGCGAAGGCAGGAATCCATGTCTTTTATTTATATCTTTGAGCGTAACTTGGTATTAACTATTGGTAGATGGTTTTCTGAGAAATAAAAACTTATGGGAAAAAACATTAACTGCAAAGGTAATCTCCATAATATATTTCGTCATCTTCAACTACAGATTTA from Nitrospirota bacterium carries:
- a CDS encoding Crp/Fnr family transcriptional regulator; this translates as METNVSYTPTLQRSKLSLYSEAITAIYGQMLSKSHYDEKIINDLRVFPMLSFMDDEDILFLKKSITTKKTNKHKLLLNSMDIQKFMFFVKSGSVKMEIKKSKRIFVFEYISKGMNFFLLNDLKLQLNAVASEASEVFILPVSVYKRVLMSKFDKYGPMFLEELGNKMQNLYLKTEEIVYETLDTRILRLLHDYSEDVDGKFLVKLTHSDIAAFVGTVRVVATRILAKFRDKELISGNDSNNIVVNKAKISCYLSAI